A genomic window from Solanum dulcamara chromosome 11, daSolDulc1.2, whole genome shotgun sequence includes:
- the LOC129872357 gene encoding transcription initiation factor TFIID subunit 14b, producing MPLNSPSMTQNDSDLGGNEPDPRLQLTKIANTCEDFEKKTSSKRLKDVEIYVPIVFGTIAFWLGKKATETQSHRWSVYVRGATNEDLSGVIKKVVFQLHPSFNNPVRVVESPPFELSECGWGEFEIAISLLFHDDVGEKKLDLYHHLKLYAENEPGPQSTKKPIVVETYNEIVFPDPPEDFFSRIQNHPAVVVPRLPATFKLPPAPIEDLHELKRGDTKNHPLSQWFNNFSEADELLKLTAARQRVQAHIVKLRRQLIVMDELPHTFKPDSD from the exons ATGCCTCTCAACTCGCCTTCCATGACGCAGAATGACAGTGACCTAGGTGGAAATGAGCCTGATCCAAGGCTACAACTCACCAAAATTGCTAACACTTGtgaagattttgaaaaaaag ACTTCAAGCAAGAGACTGAAAGATGTTGAAATTTATGTCCCAATAGTCTTTGGAACAATTGCATTTTGGCTCGGCAAGAAAGCCACTGA AACTCAGTCACATAGGTGGTCAGTATATGTTCGTGGGGCAACAAATGAGGATCTTAGTGGCGTTATCAAGAAAGTTGTTTTTCAATTGCATCCAAGCTTTAATAATCCTGTTAGAGTGGTAGAATCACCACCCTTTGAGTTGTCAGAATGTGGTTGGGGCGAATTTGAAATTGCAATATCCCTTCTCTTCCACGATGATGTTGGTGAAAAGAAGTTGGATTT GTATCATCATTTGAAGTTATACGCAGAGAATGAGCCTGGTCCCCAGTCAACAAAGAAACCTATCGTTGTGGAAACCTACAATGAGATTGTATTCCCTGATCCTCCTGAAGATTTCTTTTCTCGTATCCAGAACCATCCTGCAGTAGTCGTGCCACGGCTTCCTGCAACATTTAAGTTGCCTCCTG CACCAATTGAGGATCTGCATGAGTTGAAGAGAGGTGATACGAAAAACCATCCTCTAAGTCAGTGGTTCAATAATTTCTCTGAGGCTGATGAACTCTTAAAACTCACAGCAGCTCGTCAGAGG GTGCAAGCTCACATTGTTAAGCTGAGGAGGCAGTTGATTGTGATGGATGAGCTACCCCATACATTCAAACCGGATTCTGATTAG
- the LOC129872356 gene encoding uncharacterized protein LOC129872356, with amino-acid sequence MAGEGDIGLSALKSQLTQTDVTWKLEMEKSQSQVDALQAKLLEVKGYIQGSEEDTKRELDVLWHRVRTATTLMTYLKAKARVMAVPDLAHSSCGIKELDGVGLVDKNGILLSSWSRDVDLSSFDDADDELWIRLSSKQCQLDELDGSYMNELLRNVQLVTDVMESLVKRIIMAESETAIEKEKVTIGEEEIKRKVLLIENMSAKLEEMERFALGTNLVLTEMRQRVEDLVEETSRQRQRAAENEQELCRVKRDFESLKSYVSSLISVRETILSSEKQFQTIERLFERLVAKTTQLESEKTQKEAEVQKLMEENMNLTAILDKKEAQLLAMNEQCKVMALSASNI; translated from the exons ATGGCGGGGGAGGGAGATATTGGTCTCTCAGCTTTAAAATCCCAATTGACTCAAACAGACGTTACTTGGAAGCTAGAGATGGAGAAAAGCCAGTCCCAAGTGGATGCTTTGCAAGCAAAACTGTTGGAGGTAAAAGGTTATATTCAGGGATCAGAAGAAGATACAAAGAGGGAGTTAGATGTTCTATGGCATAGAGTGAGAACTGCCACAACATTGATGACGTACTTGAAAGCTAAAGCCAGAGTCATGGCTGTTCCAGATTTGGCCCATTCCTCATGCGGCATCAAAGAACTAGATGGAGTAGGTCTTGTTGATAAAAATGGTATACTATTATCCAGTTGGTCTAGGGATGTTGATCTCTCATCTTTTGATGATGCTGATGATGAATTATGGATTAGACTTTCAAGTAAACAGTGTCAACTTGATGAACTAGATGGATCTTATATGAATGAATTACTCAGAAATGTACAATTGGTTACAGATGTTATGGAAAGTCTTGTCAAGAGGATTATAATGGCGGAATCTGAAACTGCTATAGAGAAAGAGAAAGTAACAATAGGTGAAGAAGAGATTAAAAGGAAGGTGCTCCTGATTGAAAACATGTCTGCTAAGTTAGAGGAAATGGAAAGATTTGCTCTGGGTACAAATCTTGTCCTGACTGAGATGCGGCAGAGAGTTGAAGATTTGGTTGAAGAAACTTCTAGACAGAGGCAGAGAGCTGCAGAAAATGAGCAGGAGCTTTGTCGTGTTAAGAGAGACTTTGAGTCTCTGAAATCCTATGTCAGTAGTCTCATTAGTGTGAGAGAAACAATTCTATCATCAGAAAAGCAATTCCAGACGATTGAAAGGCTTTTTGAGCG GCTGGTTGCCAAGACAACACAATTGGAGAGTGAGAAGACACAGAAAGAGGCTGAAGTACAAAAACTGatggaagaaaatatgaatttgaCTGCTATACTTGATAAGAAAGAGGCACAGCTTTTGGCCATGAATGAACAGTGCAAAGTTATGGCGCTTAGTGCTTCAAATATTTAG